A DNA window from Ornithobacterium rhinotracheale DSM 15997 contains the following coding sequences:
- a CDS encoding GYDIA family GHMP kinase, with translation MVKNTFCAHGKLLLTAEYVVLDGAKALCLPTQIGQNLEVSPLGETSNFFEWTAILKNGEIWFSEKYVQKSQEIVFFPDSKQSKEGVFLLKILNEILALNPSVQFQNLSFKTQLEFNKDWGLGSSSTLIALLAQFAEVNAYELLEKTFGGSGYDLACALAKQPIFYTRNGVQPKIEIVDFFPTFKNQLFFVYLNQKQNSREGIAMYRQKPKNADLIQAISQISERVALAQDLESFNQLLSQHENLIYRQIEMPCVQEKLFPDYTQGIVKSLGAWGGDFVLVSSKNADLDYFKQKGYHTILPYSDLIL, from the coding sequence ATGGTTAAAAATACATTTTGCGCACACGGCAAATTATTGCTCACCGCTGAGTATGTGGTACTTGACGGAGCAAAAGCCCTTTGTTTGCCCACGCAAATCGGACAAAATTTGGAAGTTTCTCCGCTCGGGGAAACTTCTAATTTTTTTGAATGGACAGCGATTTTAAAAAACGGTGAAATTTGGTTTTCAGAGAAATATGTTCAAAAATCGCAGGAAATCGTATTTTTTCCAGATTCCAAACAATCCAAGGAAGGCGTTTTTTTATTAAAGATATTAAACGAAATTTTAGCCTTAAATCCTTCCGTTCAGTTTCAAAATTTAAGTTTTAAAACGCAATTAGAATTTAATAAAGATTGGGGCTTGGGCTCGAGTTCAACTTTGATTGCTTTGCTTGCACAATTCGCCGAGGTGAATGCTTACGAATTGCTCGAAAAAACCTTTGGTGGCAGCGGCTATGATTTGGCTTGTGCTTTGGCAAAACAGCCCATATTTTATACCCGAAACGGAGTTCAGCCCAAAATTGAAATAGTTGATTTTTTCCCAACATTTAAAAATCAATTGTTTTTTGTGTATTTAAACCAAAAACAAAACAGCCGAGAGGGCATTGCGATGTATCGCCAAAAACCGAAAAACGCAGATTTAATTCAGGCGATTTCGCAGATTTCTGAAAGGGTGGCTTTGGCTCAAGATTTAGAAAGCTTTAATCAGCTTTTATCTCAGCATGAAAACTTGATTTACAGACAAATAGAAATGCCCTGCGTGCAAGAAAAGTTATTTCCCGATTACACACAAGGCATTGTAAAAAGTTTAGGTGCTTGGGGGGGCGATTTTGTTTTAGTCTCAAGCAAAAATGCTGATTTAGATTATTTTAAACAAAAAGGCTACCACACCATATTGCCGTATTCTGATTTAATTTTATAA
- the thiL gene encoding thiamine-phosphate kinase → MLEDKNIPTTPLSEIGEFGLIDRIKQSVKIKNPSTQKGIADDAAVMDFGDKQVVVSTDMLTEGVHFNLAYTPLKHLGYKAIATNVSDICAMNATPTQVTVSIAVSDRFPVEAIDELYTGILLACEKYKVDLVGGDTTSSRSGLVISVTAIGEAKKEDLVYRDGVKEQDLVVVTGDLGGAYFGLQILERENQVFKVNPQVQPDLTPYDYIIGRQLKPEARVDIIELFKKLEVKPTAMIDISDGLASELLHLSEQSGVGFTIYEEKIPLDQQVISAGEEFDMNASIGALNGGEDYELLFTLPLSEFDKIKANPNFTTIGFANNISEGNHLIGRGNTTKVPLSSQGWDSFKRYKENLEKNKD, encoded by the coding sequence ATGCTCGAAGATAAAAATATCCCAACTACTCCACTTAGCGAAATCGGTGAATTTGGCTTAATCGACCGAATTAAACAAAGTGTGAAAATCAAAAATCCAAGCACCCAAAAGGGCATTGCCGATGATGCTGCGGTAATGGATTTTGGCGACAAACAAGTGGTCGTTTCGACTGATATGCTCACCGAAGGAGTTCATTTTAATTTAGCTTACACACCGCTTAAGCATTTGGGCTACAAAGCAATTGCCACCAATGTGAGCGACATCTGTGCCATGAATGCGACGCCTACACAAGTTACTGTTTCCATTGCAGTTTCGGATCGTTTTCCAGTGGAAGCCATCGACGAATTGTACACAGGGATTCTACTTGCTTGCGAAAAATATAAAGTCGATTTGGTAGGGGGCGACACCACTTCCTCTCGCAGCGGCTTAGTCATCAGCGTAACGGCGATTGGCGAGGCAAAAAAAGAAGATTTGGTGTATCGAGATGGTGTCAAAGAGCAAGATTTGGTCGTAGTAACGGGAGATTTGGGTGGAGCTTATTTTGGTTTGCAAATCTTAGAAAGAGAAAATCAAGTGTTTAAAGTGAATCCGCAAGTGCAACCCGATTTAACACCGTATGATTACATCATCGGCCGACAATTAAAACCAGAGGCTCGAGTAGATATCATAGAATTGTTTAAAAAATTAGAGGTAAAACCGACAGCGATGATTGATATTTCAGACGGATTGGCTTCGGAATTACTCCATTTATCGGAGCAAAGTGGTGTAGGATTTACCATTTACGAAGAAAAAATTCCACTGGATCAGCAAGTAATCAGTGCGGGAGAAGAATTTGATATGAATGCCAGCATCGGGGCGTTGAACGGCGGCGAAGATTACGAATTATTATTCACGCTTCCACTTTCTGAATTTGATAAAATTAAAGCAAATCCTAATTTCACGACCATTGGTTTTGCCAATAATATTTCTGAAGGCAATCACCTCATCGGACGCGGAAATACCACCAAGGTGCCATTGAGCTCTCAAGGCTGGGATTCTTTCAAGAGATACAAAGAAAATTTAGAAAAAAACAAAGATTAA
- a CDS encoding sensor histidine kinase: MIKQGFLFNRISLRLRVFVSLIIIILFTVGTLGFLMFLHFKQTAETFHKNRLLRKEKTIIETIDYAITDYPEEVDERNITDVLKPKIFEFSDINDIHINLYDLKGNLMLTSEAKIPEERKRVPAQIMSILSMTNDRVEHIRTYDKETYITVYTYLYNINQKPIAILSLPYMHDDSFQKQEFFLLIERFLAVVAFVIFIGGLIAWWLSKSVTARIKEIAERLNQTHVVGHNRPIFYDSNDEVKVLVDSYNEMVLKLNEQSEQLLKIEREETWREAARQVAHELKNPLTPMRLQIQNFNRKFEAGNPDNKEKVDELCKGLLKQIDTITGIAEAFSDFAKMPVRKDESIDIVEEISLALEMFDEKFVKYTPEIESPLYINFDSSYLVRVITNLVKNALQAVPFGRTPEVEVKIRENNGNVNILVSDNGTGISDELIDRIFEPKFTTKSSGSGFGLAMVKKIVEEYGGNIRFRNNSHEGATFIISLPLTQKNH; the protein is encoded by the coding sequence ATGATCAAGCAAGGTTTTCTTTTCAATCGGATTTCGCTTAGGCTTAGGGTATTCGTATCGTTGATTATCATTATTCTTTTCACGGTAGGCACCTTAGGTTTTTTGATGTTTTTGCACTTTAAACAAACTGCCGAAACTTTCCACAAAAACCGATTGTTGCGTAAAGAGAAAACCATTATTGAAACCATTGATTATGCCATTACCGACTATCCCGAGGAAGTAGACGAAAGAAATATTACCGATGTTTTAAAACCCAAAATATTCGAATTTTCGGACATCAACGATATTCATATCAATCTATATGATTTAAAGGGAAATCTCATGCTCACCTCGGAGGCAAAAATCCCAGAAGAACGAAAAAGAGTTCCTGCCCAAATCATGAGTATCCTCTCCATGACAAACGATCGCGTGGAGCATATTCGCACTTATGACAAAGAAACTTATATCACGGTTTACACCTATTTGTACAACATCAATCAAAAGCCCATTGCGATACTCAGCTTGCCCTACATGCACGATGATTCGTTCCAGAAACAAGAGTTTTTCTTACTGATTGAACGATTTTTAGCCGTGGTGGCATTTGTAATTTTCATCGGAGGGCTCATCGCTTGGTGGCTTTCTAAATCGGTAACTGCCCGAATCAAGGAAATTGCAGAACGCTTAAACCAAACGCATGTTGTGGGACACAATCGCCCTATCTTTTACGATAGTAATGATGAAGTGAAAGTGCTGGTGGATTCTTACAACGAAATGGTTTTAAAACTAAACGAACAATCGGAACAATTATTAAAAATTGAACGCGAAGAAACTTGGCGCGAAGCGGCTCGACAAGTGGCACACGAGCTTAAAAACCCACTGACTCCGATGCGTTTACAAATTCAAAACTTCAACCGAAAATTTGAAGCGGGAAATCCTGATAACAAAGAAAAAGTTGATGAACTTTGCAAAGGTCTTTTAAAACAAATCGACACGATTACAGGAATTGCCGAAGCCTTTAGCGATTTTGCAAAAATGCCTGTGCGTAAAGACGAAAGCATTGATATTGTGGAGGAAATCTCTCTGGCACTTGAAATGTTCGACGAAAAATTTGTGAAATATACGCCAGAAATTGAATCTCCCTTGTACATCAATTTCGATTCAAGTTATTTGGTGCGTGTGATTACCAATTTGGTTAAAAACGCCTTGCAAGCTGTGCCGTTTGGCAGGACTCCAGAAGTGGAAGTAAAAATCCGCGAAAACAATGGAAATGTGAATATTCTAGTGAGCGACAACGGAACAGGAATCTCTGATGAATTGATAGATCGCATTTTTGAACCTAAATTCACTACCAAAAGTTCTGGTTCTGGATTTGGGCTTGCCATGGTGAAAAAAATCGTAGAAGAATACGGCGGAAATATCCGTTTTAGAAACAACTCACACGAAGGAGCTACCTTCATAATTAGCCTACCTTTAACCCAAAAAAATCATTAA
- a CDS encoding riboflavin synthase, translating to MFTGIVEEMAEVAKIEQEEANTHIYLKANFVSELKIDQSIAHNGACLTVTALNDELYAVTAIAETLQRTNLGSLKVGDKVNVERCMRLSDRIDGHIVQGHVDQVGKLDKIEDQNGSFKLYFSYDQKKFATVEKGSICVNGVSLTVVDSLPGEFSVAIIPYTWAHTNLGYLKAGDSVNLEFDILGKYVQKLMQK from the coding sequence ATGTTTACAGGAATTGTAGAAGAAATGGCAGAAGTTGCCAAAATTGAGCAAGAAGAAGCCAACACACATATTTATCTAAAAGCCAATTTTGTCTCTGAGCTTAAAATCGACCAGAGCATTGCCCACAATGGTGCATGCCTTACGGTTACAGCTTTAAACGATGAATTGTATGCCGTGACCGCCATTGCAGAAACTTTGCAACGCACCAATTTGGGTAGCTTAAAAGTGGGCGACAAAGTGAATGTTGAACGCTGCATGCGTCTTTCAGACAGGATTGATGGGCACATTGTGCAAGGACATGTAGACCAAGTGGGAAAATTGGATAAAATTGAAGACCAAAACGGAAGCTTTAAACTCTATTTTTCTTACGACCAAAAGAAATTTGCTACCGTAGAAAAAGGCTCCATTTGCGTAAATGGCGTGAGCCTTACCGTAGTGGATTCTTTGCCTGGAGAGTTTTCCGTAGCCATTATCCCTTACACTTGGGCACACACCAATTTAGGCTATTTAAAAGCAGGCGACTCGGTAAATTTGGAGTTTGATATTTTAGGAAAATACGTGCAGAAATTAATGCAAAAATGA
- a CDS encoding IS1096 element passenger TnpR family protein: MILKIRVILDAEQDVFRDIEIEEKSTLFEFHQAIKNAFGLAGEEMASFFLSNDQWFQGSEIPLENMAGDEDAETMQETTLSAVVPKKGGRMIYLYDFFSMWTFFCEVVDRIKKDSQKDYPLVSLTYGECPKEAPNKEQMEFDIDEDGLNFEDDLDDDFEDGYDDDDYFDSDPYGGYY, translated from the coding sequence ATGATTTTAAAAATTAGAGTAATCCTTGATGCTGAGCAAGATGTGTTCAGAGATATAGAAATTGAAGAAAAAAGCACTTTATTTGAATTTCACCAAGCCATCAAAAATGCGTTCGGTCTTGCGGGCGAGGAAATGGCGTCTTTCTTTTTATCTAACGACCAATGGTTCCAAGGAAGTGAGATTCCGCTCGAAAACATGGCGGGCGACGAAGATGCCGAAACCATGCAAGAAACCACACTTTCTGCCGTGGTACCTAAAAAAGGGGGAAGAATGATTTATTTATACGATTTCTTCTCTATGTGGACATTCTTTTGCGAAGTGGTAGACCGCATCAAAAAAGATAGCCAAAAAGACTACCCGCTAGTGAGCCTCACTTATGGCGAATGCCCAAAAGAAGCTCCTAACAAAGAGCAAATGGAATTTGACATTGATGAAGATGGCTTAAATTTTGAAGATGATCTAGACGACGATTTCGAAGATGGATACGATGACGACGATTATTTTGACTCGGATCCTTATGGTGGATACTATTAA
- a CDS encoding CCA tRNA nucleotidyltransferase, with the protein MNLQQALDDSVFKIISEVSHQMQQESYVIGGFVRDFLLKRTNKKDIDIVTEGSGIALAKQVAEQLPKKPKVSVFKRFGTAMFHYHGTDYEFVGARKESYSENSRKPAVENGTIKDDQLRRDFTINALAISLNKENYGEFIDPFDGIADLENKIIRTPVDPVLTYSDDPLRMMRAIRFATQLGFDIEPESFQAICENAHRLKILSQERIMEEFNKIMLTPVPSIGLKMLDNAGLLEQFLPELTALKGIEEIEGQTHKDNFYHTFEVVDNISKTTDKLWLRWAALLHDIGKAPTKRFDKKIGWTFHSHEFVGGKMVPGLFRRLKLPMGAEMKYVRKIVQLSSRPIPLVSEDSTDAALRRLMFEAGDDLEDLFLLCKADITTKNKNKQLRFKANFEKVENKMRELEERDHIRNFQPPVSGEDIMQAFGIKPCQEVGRIKSKIKDAILDGDLKNNREDALQFMFREGEKLGLKIADKNIK; encoded by the coding sequence ATGAATTTACAGCAAGCCTTAGACGATTCAGTTTTTAAGATTATATCAGAAGTTTCTCATCAAATGCAACAAGAATCCTATGTGATTGGCGGATTTGTGAGAGATTTTTTACTTAAAAGAACCAATAAAAAAGACATAGACATCGTTACCGAAGGCAGCGGAATCGCTTTGGCAAAACAAGTTGCCGAGCAACTACCCAAGAAACCTAAAGTTTCTGTTTTTAAACGATTTGGCACAGCGATGTTCCATTACCATGGCACGGATTATGAATTTGTGGGGGCTCGAAAAGAAAGCTACTCAGAAAACAGCCGAAAGCCCGCCGTGGAAAATGGCACCATAAAAGATGATCAGCTACGCAGAGACTTCACGATAAACGCTTTAGCCATTAGCTTAAACAAAGAAAATTATGGCGAATTCATTGATCCATTTGATGGAATCGCCGATTTAGAAAACAAAATCATTCGCACTCCTGTGGATCCTGTGCTCACTTATTCCGATGATCCATTGCGTATGATGCGTGCCATTCGTTTTGCGACACAATTAGGCTTTGATATTGAGCCAGAATCTTTTCAAGCGATTTGTGAAAATGCGCATAGACTTAAAATTCTTTCGCAAGAGCGAATCATGGAAGAGTTTAACAAAATTATGCTCACACCCGTGCCATCTATTGGGCTAAAAATGCTCGACAATGCAGGGCTTTTAGAACAATTTTTACCAGAGCTCACGGCACTCAAGGGCATAGAAGAAATTGAAGGACAAACACATAAAGATAATTTCTATCATACTTTTGAGGTCGTAGACAATATTTCTAAAACCACCGACAAACTTTGGCTTCGCTGGGCGGCACTACTCCACGATATTGGAAAAGCACCCACCAAGCGTTTTGACAAAAAAATCGGCTGGACATTCCATTCTCACGAATTTGTGGGCGGAAAAATGGTTCCTGGGCTCTTTAGAAGACTCAAATTGCCCATGGGTGCCGAGATGAAATATGTGCGCAAAATCGTACAACTCAGCTCCCGCCCTATTCCGCTTGTGAGCGAAGATTCTACCGATGCAGCTTTACGCCGATTGATGTTTGAAGCGGGCGATGATTTAGAAGATTTATTCTTGCTTTGCAAAGCAGACATTACGACCAAAAACAAAAATAAACAACTCCGTTTCAAAGCCAATTTTGAAAAGGTAGAAAACAAAATGCGCGAACTCGAAGAACGCGACCATATTAGAAACTTTCAGCCACCCGTTTCTGGCGAAGATATTATGCAAGCCTTTGGCATAAAACCTTGCCAAGAAGTAGGACGCATTAAGTCTAAAATCAAAGATGCCATTTTGGACGGAGATTTGAAAAATAATCGTGAAGATGCACTCCAATTCATGTTCCGAGAAGGTGAAAAATTAGGCTTAAAAATTGCTGATAAAAATATTAAATAA